The Cytobacillus oceanisediminis genomic interval CAGGTAATGGCAAACCAGGGATACCGTGTTGACAGTGAAAATCCTGATGGCGTGAAATATGAAATTGCTGATGGCGTGAAATATGAAATTGCTGAGGAGGCAGGTGTGCCTTTGAAGCCGGGCTATAACGGCCGTCTTACATCAAAACAGGCAGGAACAGTGGGCGGGAAGATTGGCGGCAGTATGGTAAAGGAACTTATTCGGATGGCACAGGAACGAATGAAGCAACAGTAGGTAATTGTGAACTTTGGGAAAAGAATTATTAAATTGAGGAAACGAGC includes:
- a CDS encoding alpha/beta-type small acid-soluble spore protein, which translates into the protein MARRKRRPLVPESRAALDQLKNQVMANQGYRVDSENPDGVKYEIADGVKYEIAEEAGVPLKPGYNGRLTSKQAGTVGGKIGGSMVKELIRMAQERMKQQ